A single window of Thalassoroseus pseudoceratinae DNA harbors:
- a CDS encoding type II secretion system F family protein, translated as MFYWLSLNPSHLFEPFLMRARRRRQSSLLWMLSAAVEQNMPISDTVRAVAADSPAPRWSRRTEMFADYLDDGMPIADALDQVPNLFPPDVQLAIQSGAESGTLASTLKHQATALVEQEQRRTSWLGFFLYLFVLLVVMASVVSFIMVFIIPKFKKIFEDFATELPAMTKLTVSFSDFMVRYAIYPFLLAFVGLLLRLLWRRWYWWTRLVESFRPVRARAPSILRVLSDAVSAGRPLAGVLSTLARPSGNSRFSVRILALRQAAESGNDVWLAFVDEGFLTLREARILHAAERLGNLPWALEELASRIEQRRGDRWEILLEIVRPFILFAIGIFVGFIVISLFMPLVKLLNDLS; from the coding sequence ATGTTTTACTGGCTGAGCCTCAATCCATCCCACTTGTTCGAGCCGTTTTTAATGCGGGCTCGCAGACGTCGACAAAGCAGTCTGCTTTGGATGCTCTCCGCTGCGGTCGAGCAGAATATGCCGATCTCCGACACCGTACGCGCGGTCGCTGCCGATTCTCCGGCTCCGCGATGGAGTCGGCGAACGGAAATGTTCGCGGACTACCTCGATGATGGTATGCCCATTGCCGACGCACTGGACCAAGTGCCGAACTTGTTCCCGCCCGACGTGCAACTCGCAATACAATCCGGTGCGGAGTCTGGCACACTCGCAAGTACTCTCAAACATCAAGCCACTGCGTTGGTCGAACAGGAACAGAGACGAACGTCCTGGCTGGGGTTCTTTTTGTATCTCTTTGTTTTATTGGTAGTGATGGCTTCTGTGGTGTCTTTCATCATGGTCTTCATCATCCCGAAATTCAAAAAGATCTTTGAAGACTTTGCGACGGAACTCCCCGCGATGACAAAGCTCACGGTGAGTTTCTCCGACTTCATGGTTCGGTATGCGATTTATCCGTTTCTCCTGGCGTTCGTCGGGCTGTTGTTACGGTTGCTTTGGCGTCGTTGGTATTGGTGGACACGATTGGTCGAGAGTTTTCGTCCGGTACGAGCCCGGGCACCGAGCATCCTGCGAGTTCTGAGTGACGCCGTTTCCGCTGGAAGACCGTTAGCCGGCGTTTTGTCGACATTGGCTCGTCCCAGTGGAAACTCCCGATTCTCCGTCCGAATCTTGGCACTCCGGCAGGCCGCCGAAAGCGGTAACGATGTGTGGCTAGCGTTCGTCGATGAGGGGTTCCTCACACTCCGTGAAGCCCGAATTCTCCACGCCGCCGAACGACTCGGGAATTTGCCCTGGGCGTTGGAGGAACTCGCATCTCGAATCGAACAGCGTCGCGGCGACCGTTGGGAAATTCTCTTGGAAATCGTACGCCCATTTATTCTGTTCGCCATCGGTATCTTCGTCGGATTTATCGTCATCAGTCTGTTCATGCCGCTGGTGAAGCTGCTTAACGATCTGTCGTGA
- a CDS encoding type II secretion system F family protein, with protein sequence MAEFDYTAIDIDGGSNTGRIRARDEADARNQLTGLGWTVESITEVDRNDADEPELHRSSKTDFELGKHLAELTAADLPLASGLSILAEEIPRGQTKRALQRVAERLDRGDSLDEALDGPGAPSELRALVEVGVRSGRIGEVLSEYVKQSRKYMELRHKAMYSIGYAAVVGAACIAVLLVFLLILVPQFKSIFIDFNTELPGLTVAVLSLSDTLRTYGILILAVLLILFFLGVRIARAGQWSVWKQRVLRWVPIIGPTLRHMTLARFTRMLSLLVENNTPLPEAVRLAARATNDDAMEIDVEQLAQQLETRGPDDLPFAVASRFPPSLIQVFTAVGRRPNLGQTLSTLADDYENRSEVRVIALAPVLEPVVILITGWTIAWFVIAMFLPLMSLLNDLS encoded by the coding sequence ATGGCGGAATTTGATTACACAGCGATCGACATCGACGGTGGCAGCAACACGGGACGGATTCGCGCTCGTGACGAAGCCGACGCACGAAACCAGCTCACCGGGTTGGGGTGGACGGTCGAATCGATTACGGAAGTCGACCGGAACGATGCGGACGAACCGGAACTTCACCGATCTTCGAAAACCGATTTCGAACTAGGGAAGCACCTCGCGGAATTAACCGCCGCCGATTTGCCGTTAGCGTCTGGGTTATCAATTCTTGCCGAAGAAATCCCACGAGGCCAAACCAAACGGGCGTTGCAACGGGTCGCGGAACGATTGGATCGAGGCGATTCACTCGACGAGGCTCTCGACGGACCGGGGGCACCCAGCGAATTGCGTGCCTTGGTCGAGGTTGGCGTGCGTTCCGGTCGGATTGGGGAGGTTCTCAGTGAGTATGTGAAGCAGAGTCGCAAGTACATGGAACTGCGTCACAAGGCGATGTATTCCATAGGTTATGCAGCCGTCGTCGGGGCGGCGTGTATCGCGGTGCTGCTCGTATTCCTACTGATATTGGTTCCCCAGTTCAAAAGCATCTTCATTGATTTCAACACGGAGCTGCCCGGGTTGACCGTAGCGGTTCTTTCGTTGTCCGACACGCTTCGGACGTATGGAATTTTGATCTTGGCGGTCTTGTTGATCCTCTTCTTTTTAGGGGTGAGAATTGCCAGAGCCGGGCAGTGGTCGGTTTGGAAACAACGAGTCTTGCGGTGGGTACCGATCATCGGGCCGACGCTGCGTCACATGACGCTTGCCCGTTTTACACGGATGCTGAGTTTGCTCGTCGAGAACAACACACCGTTGCCGGAAGCCGTCCGATTGGCCGCAAGAGCAACGAACGATGACGCGATGGAAATCGATGTCGAGCAATTGGCCCAGCAGTTGGAAACTCGAGGACCCGATGATCTGCCATTTGCAGTGGCTTCACGGTTTCCCCCCAGCTTGATTCAAGTGTTTACAGCCGTCGGTCGGCGACCCAATCTCGGGCAGACATTGTCCACACTCGCCGACGACTACGAAAACCGTTCCGAAGTCCGTGTGATTGCACTGGCACCGGTGCTAGAACCCGTCGTAATTCTGATAACGGGTTGGACGATCGCATGGTTCGTCATTGCGATGTTCCTGCCATTGATGAGCCTGTTGAACGACTTGAGTTGA